The Bacteroidia bacterium genomic interval TTTGGCCCTTGCGAATACTTTCCGGAAGATCATCCCCGTTCATTTTTTGTAGCAGGGGTTTATGATCAAAGAGATCATGCTGTGAAGGCCCACCACTCTGAAAGAGATAGATCACTCTTTTTACTTTAGGAGAAAAATGGGGCCCGATCGGATCGGCAGCCGTCATAGGATTCGCTCCCATCAAAGACTGGGGGTTCATTAAACCCGCTAGTGAAATCGCTCCCAGTCCCAGAGAAGTTTTCGTTAGAAAATCCCTTCTTGAATAGTTCTTTTTTTCGTTTCCGCAGTTCATAGGGAAAAGTTTTGTAGTGTTGTAGTTCTGCAGTTTTGTGGTTTCATTTTACTCCCAACTTCCAAACTACAACACTAAAACACATAATTATCTTTTCATATAAGCCTCATCATGATTGAGGATGGTACTTGACACTACTGCTAATGCAGCAGTCTTCGGTATTTCCAGCTTTGTATTGCCGGCATATTCACCATAAGCAAGCAATTCTTTTGCTTTGGAGGGATCGTTTTGGAAGCGATCCAATTGTTTCTCATACAACTCTTTGAGCAATTTGATTTCTTCAGGCTTTGCTTTGCGGCCTGTGCTCAGTCTAAAAGCATATAAAATCTGTTCCTCCAGATCGCCTTCTTTTTCCAGTTGAATTCGCTCGGCGAGCACGCGAGCAGCTTCAACAAATTGGGGGTCATTAAGTAACACCAATGCCTGCAAGGGTGTATTGGTATTTTCTCTCTTGACTACACAAATATCTCTGTTAGGAGCATCGAAAGCTGTCATGGATGGATGTGGAGAGGTACGCTTGACAAAGGTGTATAAACTCCGTCGATACAGACTATCTCCCCTGGTAACTTTGTATCGAAGCAGGCGATAAGAGAAATTGCCTTTTTCTATCCAAAGGCCTTCCGGTTGGTAAGGCTTTACACTTTCGCCCCCAACTTTCTGCACCAAAAGACCGCTGGCTGCCAATGCATTATCTCTAATCATCTCCGCCGGCAATCGGTAGCTGGAACCCCGAGCCAACCATATATTCGATGGATCAATTTCTTTTGCCTTTTCTCTAATTTCGGATGATTGCTGATAGGTATGAGACATGTATATTTTCTTCAATAAAGCCTTCAGATCCCATCCGTTTTCCATAAAATCTACCGCCAACCAATCCAAAAGTTCCGGATGTGTGGGTAAAGCTCCCTGTACCCCAAAATCCTGGGGTGTATTAACCAGGCCCTGCCCAAAAATCATTTGCCAGTATCGATTAACGGTAACCCGGGCCGTTAGCGGGTTATCATTTGTAAATATCCACTTTGCCAGCCCCAATCTGTTTTGTAATTCCTCGGTTGAAAAGGCAGGTAGTACTTCGGGAGTACCCATTCCAACTTCATACATAGGATCATCATATTCTCCCCGGTTATAGGCGAAGGTAGTCCGAGCTTCGGGCATTTCCTCCATTACCATCACTTCCGGAATTTCATTGCTCAATTCCAGCCATTCATCTCTCAGGGCTTTCAACTTCTTTTTTTGAGCCACTACTTCCCTTTCTTTCCCAAGCCAATACACAGCTAAAAGATCTTTAGGTTCATCTGCACTTTCAATTCCGGCTATTTTTGATACTTCTATTTCTGCCAACTCTCTTCCATAAATTACCAATTCATCCATCAGGCCTTTGTAGGCTCCAATTTCCCCGGTAAAAGCTCTTCCGCTCAAGCCCACCCGTACACTCCTGATCTGGACAACATGTGAACCACCCGCTACGCTTTTTGCGGATTTATACAATTGATCAAAGACCACTTCGCCCTTCATTTTTTTCCCATCTTTGAACAAACTAAAGCCCTTTGCTTTGCCCGATCCATTATAGCTAAAAGCCAAATGCTTCCAGCTATTGATTTTTATGGAATCCTGGCTGCGAAAATGAAGGTAGTTGTGTGGGGGTGAATGAATGATTCGAGCATTCAGTCTATTTAAGGTATCCAGGTAAAAATCCCATCCCCGCCAATAGCTATTTTTCTCACTACTGGTTCCCATCAGGGTCTGGGTTTCCCCTTTCTTTCTTTTAGAAGTATTCGCCCATAATCCCGCAGAAAAAGCATCCGTCCATTCAAAATTGGGGATGTTTTGCAGGTAAATCTCATCATAGTTTCCGCTCAGCTCCAATGCATTTCCATTTTTTCCTTTTACTACTGAGGCTTTTCCATTGGAGACACTGACCGTCGAATTGTCAATCACATATTTAGCATTGCCATCTGTGATTCCATTTGAAAACTTTCTTTTCCCATCAGATTTTTTTCGCTCCCGAATGGAATTGAACGGATAATAGCCTACACGAGCTTCTTTGGCATGAGACTTTGGCAATTTTTTGAGGTATTCTTTGGTCGAAAGAAGCTTTGATTCTAAAGCCTTCAAAACTGCCTCTTCTTTCTCTATCTCAATTTTTAGTTGAGTCCTCTTTGTTTCTGTTTCATCATCTGCCACAGAAAGCATAGGCCCATAGTTCCCATCATCTCCCGTCATCCCCAATTCTTTTACATTATTGAAGAAAGCGGTGAGTTGATAGTATTCTTTTTGAGAAATCGGATCAAATTTGTGATCATGACAGCGCGCACAGCCTACGGTCAATCCCAAAAAAGCAGTTGATACTGTTTCCGTTCTATCAAATACGTAGCCCAGGCGAAATTCTTCATCTATCACTCCGCCTTCTGCTGTCATGGGGTGATTTCGATTGAAAGCGGTGGCCAGTTTTTGATCACGACTTGCATTCGGCATGAGGTCTCCCGCCAATTGCCAGGTGGCAAATTGATCATAGGGCATATTTTCCTGAAAAGCCTTAATCACCCAATCTCTCCAGGGCCACATCATCCGCCAACCATCTGCATGCATCCCATGTGAATCCGCATAACGTGAAATATCCATCCACTCCATTGCCATCCTTTCGGCATAAGCATCCGAATTTAAAAACTCATCTACCCTTTTCTCATAGGCTTGTGGATCCTCATCCTTCAGGAAATTTTCCATTTCCTCAACACTAGGAGGCAAACCCCTTACATCCATGCTCAATCTTCTGAGGAGTCGTTCCTTATCCGCTTTCTCTGCAGGCTCAAGACCTACTTGAGGCAAAGCATGCTGCACAAAGACATCAATCTCATTTTCGACTAAAGCTGCGTTTTTTTCATGAGCAGGAAGCGCAGATTTTTCAGGTGGAATAAAAGCCCAATGCTCTTTCCATTCAGCTCCTTCTTCTATCCATTTAAATAAAATGGCTTTTTCTCTTTCACTCAGAACCAAATTTGAGGTCGGAGGAGGCATTTGAAATTCAGGGTCATCACTAAGTATGCGTTCGATACTTTGGCTTTTCCCAGCCTTTCCAGCTACAAAAGCATAGCCATTACCTGAGGAAAGGGCCTTGAAAGCTTCATCTTCCAGGTCCAGCCTTAGGCCTGCTTCACGCGTATTTTCATCCGGACCATGGCAAGAATAGCATCTATCAGATAAGATAGGCCGCACATGGAAATTAAAATCAATTTTCTCCGGAAGCTCTGAATATGCCTCTTCCAGCTTTGCAGGAACCTTATCTCCACAAGCAGTGAAAAAGAAGAAAAATATGAAGGAAAGAAATGGTAGTAGTTTATAGCAAGTACGCATATTCTGAAATTAAAAAAGACTGCCCTTAGTTCCAATTGTGGTCGGAATGAACAGAAGTATATTTTTCAATTTTACGGTTTATAGATGCAACCCAAACCCTTGTTTAAACATCTGCCCCAGTATAGTTCATCAAATTTTGTCATTCTAATACACGTCTAAACACATGAAAAAATCTCGTTTTATTCTAGCTGCCCTTCTTTCGATATGCCTGTTTATTCCACAATTGAGTCAGGCCACAAATCCAGAATCAGAAGAAGTAGTTCAAAAATCGCTGGAAACCAAACAGCTTGAAAAGATTCTGGAGACAGATGAAAGTGGAAAATTTTTGCCCATCCAATTGGTGAGTAATGGTCTGGTAGACAAAGGAGCAGAATTCCGGAGAGATGGTAGCAAGATTTATGTTTTTGATAGTTCTGATGCCCAGGGCTTGAATCAAGACCAGAAGTATCTGGAGTTAAAAAGCATGAAGATCAAAAAGAAAAAATCGATCCTGAAATATGAGTATGCAGGAAAGAAGGTAAGAATCGCATTAAAGAAATTGGAAGGAGACTGGAATTATCGATCTATCTACATCAAAAAAGGTAAAGGGAGTTATTACCTGGATGTTACTACCTAACTAAGCATTTAATCCGTCATATTTATACAATCGTGTCCGGATGGTTCCCAGCCATTCGGGCATTTTTTTAATGAAGAAAAAATGAATTAGAAATAAATTTGATTTTTCCCGAACAATTATCATACCTTCGCGTTTAGTTACAAGTGTAACCAATTTTCTATGCAAGAAAATCCAAAAATATTTCAGAGTCTGGGTGCTTATCTGGGGAAAGCAGGTAAAGTTATGGGGAAGAGATTGAGCGAAAATTTTGCAGCTGCCGGATACGACATCAATTTGGAACACTGGATCATTCTTGTTCACCTCTGGGCACAGGATGGTTTGAATCAAAAATCCCTGTGTGATTTCGCCGGACAGCATAAAACAGCCATTACCCGAGCGATCAATAGTCTTGAAAAACTGGGCTTTGTAGTTAGGATTCCTGATAAATTGGATAAAAGGAACAAATTGATATACCTCACCCATCAAGGGAAAGAGGTTCGGGAAGGACTGGTTGAGCAAATGCAAAAAACCATAGGCGAAGCAACCAAAGGTATAGCAGCAGAGGATATCGAAACTTGCAAACAGGTATTGGGCAAAGTTTTCCTAAACCTGGCTGACGAAGAACATATACAATTTTCATCATATAATAGTTACAATCGTAACGAAACTAATAGTAACTCCTAACAATTTCACGCAAACACTAGCGAGATGAGTAGAAATATCACAGTTGCACTGGCCGTTGGATTCCTGATCCTTTCTGGGGTAGGATTTTCGGTAATCAGCGGTATGAAAAAACCGGCTGAACTAAAAGAAGTCAGTAAAGTAATCAAACAGGTAAAAGGCCTGGAAGTCAAAAATACCAGCCTAAATACCCAATTAGAAATAACCGGCCGCTTACAAGCTGCCAAGAAAATCGAGGTATTTACAGAAGTCGGAGGAACCCTGCTTCCAAATGGCAATCGTTTTAGGGAAGGAAATTTCTTTAAAAAAGGTTCTGTTCTCGTAAGGGTAGACAATAGCGAACAATTGTTGGGTCTGCTGGCTCAAAAGAGTTCGCTGATGAATCAAATTACCCTCATGCTCCCCGACCTCAAATCAGATTATCCGCAAAGTTTCCCCAATTGGCAGAAATACCTGGATCAAATGGATGTAAATAAAGCGCTGGAACCCCTTCCAGAAGCTGTTTCAGATCAGGAAAAGTATTTTGTTTCTGCCAGAAACCTTTACAATCTCTTTTACAATATTCAGAGCCAGGAGAAAAGAATGAGCAAGTTCACTGTTCATGCCCCCTTTAATGGAGCCTTATCTCAGGCGATGATTACAGAGGGAACCCTGGTACGAGCCGGTCAAAAACTCGGAGAGTTTATGAACACCTATACTTTCGAACTTGAAGCTTCAATAAACGAAGGAGATATCAATCTACTCAGAAGGGGAAATAAGGTAGAACTTTTCTCTGATGACAAAAGCAAAAGCTGGAAAGGTACCGTATTGCGCATCAGCAACACCATCGATCCGGCAACTCAAACCGTCAAAGTTTTCATTAGTGTTTCAGGAGAAGGCCTTAGAGAAGGTATGTATTTGAGCGGAACAGCAAATGGACGGAAACTGGATAATGTCTTTGAAATCTCAAGGAACCTCCTGATTGATCAGGATAAAGTATATGTCATAGAAGATTCCGCTCTGAAGATAGTCCAAATAAATCCCCTCTATCTAACCTCCCAAAATGCCATTGTTTCCGGTTTGCCAGAAAATAGCATCATGATGAACGAAGCCTTGATTGGTGCCTATGAAGGTCTGAAGGTTAACACCTATTTCGAATAATCAATCCCTAAATCACCTAAAGGAACAAAAGGAATTATGAAAAATATCATTTCCTATTTTATCAGACATGCGATATCTGCGGATGTGCTTGTCATCTTGATTCTCCTCTTTGGGGTTCTGGGATTGTCGAGTATGCGAAGTACCTTCTTCCCCGAAACGGATACGAAACTGATTAGCATAAACATCCCTTTTCCTGGAGCTTCACCAGAAGAAATGGAAGAAGGCGTAATCCTGAAAATTGAAGATAACCTCAGTGGAATTTCAGGAATTGAAACCATCACTTCTCTATCTCAGGAAAACTCAGGAAGCGTAAGGGTACAGATCAAAGATGGTTATGACATAGATGAAGTACTTACAGATGTAAAGAATGCTGTTGACAGAATCAACTCATTTCCTGCGGGAATGGAACCCGCTGTTATTTCAAAATCCGAAGTTTTAACGCTGGCAATTACCTTTGCGATTAGCGGAGATATTGATCTGCGAACCTTGAAACAGTTTGCGGATGAAGTGGAAGATGACTTGCTGGCGAGTTCTAATATTTCCAAGGTATCTGTGGCAGGATTTCCGGCAGAAGAAGTTCTTATTAGTGTAAGGGAAAATGATCTGCGGAAATTTAACCTCACTTTTGATCAGGTTTCAAATGCCGTTCGAGCTGCTAACATCGAAATCTCCGGTGGAACGATCAAAGGTAGCACAGAAGATCTCCTCATCAGATCCAAGAATAAAAGATATTATGCGAAGGATTTTGAGGACTTTGTAGTTGCTACCAATCCTGATGGCAGGCAGGTAAAATTGTATGAAGTCGCAGATGTCAAAGATGCCTGGGCCGAAGCAACGAATCGAGTATATGTAAATAGAAAACCAGCGGCATACATCAATGTAAACAATACTTCTGATGAAAACCTGCTTACGATTTCAGAAGAGGTTGGAGAATATATCGCCAGCTTTAATGAGAAAAACTCCGTCGTACAAGCAGAGATTATCAATGATGGTGCGGTAGAATTGAGGGAAAGGGTAAACCTGCTTTCCGAAAATGGAATTGTCGGTTTTACACTGGTTGTAATAATTCTGGCAATGTTCCTCCAAATCCGATTGGCTTTCTGGGTAGCCCTGGCCATTCCGGTTTCCTTTATGGGAATGTTTATTCTGGCTCCGCTCTTTGGGGTTAGTATCAATATGCTTTCTCTATTCGGTATGATCCTGGTAATCGGGATTCTGGTGGATGATGGAATTGTGATCAGTGAGAATATCTATCGGCATTTTGAGATGGGGAAAAGCAGACATCAGGCAGCTTTAGATGGGACCATGGAAGTGCTTCCCGCTGTTACAGGAGCCATCCTTACAACCATAGTCGCATTTGCTGTATTCTTTTTCATTGATGGAACAGTTGGGGATTTCTTCTCAGAAATCAGTGTTGTCGTAATTCTGACCCTGGCCTTCTCCTTATTGGAAGGAGCCTTTGTCTTACCTGCTCACGTTTCTCATTCCAAAGCCTTAACTCCTCCGGAAGAAAAAGTTGAAGAAAAAACACTAATCGGAAAATGGTTTCAGAAATTGCAGCAAAGCTTATGGGATGCAATGGAATGGATGAAAACCAGATTTTATGAACCCATTCTTCTTTTCTTCTTAAGAAATACCGTCCTGGGAATAGCCATTCCTATTGGCCTATTGGTATTAAGCGTCAGCTTGTTTTTCGGTGGATTTGTGGAAGGAACTTTTTTCCCAAATATAGAATCCAATTTTGTTACAGTAAGCCTGAAAATGCCTGCGGGTACACCAGAATCAGTAACACAAAAAGGATTAGATCAAATTGAAACCGCCGTTTGGAAGGTAAATCAGAATTACAAAGAAGAGCGGGCAGACAAAAAGGATGTCGTGCTTATTCTTTCCAAAAACCTGGGTGCTTCCAGCGGAGCAGGGGTAGCAGCTCCACAGGATGGTGCAATAGCAGCAACAGGAGGTGCCAATTCAGGTAGTGTCCTTGTCAACCTCATGAAGGGCGAAGACAGAAATCTCAAAGCTATTGAGCTTGTAGATGCCTTCAGAAAAGAAACGGGAACTATATTCGGAGCTGAACAGCTTTCATTTTCGACTGCTACTCCTTTCGGTGATCCGGTTTCTATTTCCGTAAGAGGACAGGATCTGGAGGAGCTTACTTCGGCAGTAAATGAAATCAAAGGCGAAATGGCAAAAATGCCGGACCTGGTTGATGTGAGGGATAACAATCAGGTAGGCCTGAAAGAGATCAACATAAAGCTAAAGGACAAAGGCTACCTACTGGGATTAACTCCCCAGTTTGTAATAGCTCAAATCCGACAGGGATTCTTTGGTGCAGAAGTTCAACGATTGCAAAGAGGGAAAGATGAAGTAAAAGTATGGGTACGATATTCCAAAGCTGATCGGTCATCAATCGGAAAATTGGAGAATATGCGAATCCGGACGGCAAACGGTCAGGCCTATCCTCTGAAAGAATTGGTGGACCTGGATTTTAGTCGGGGAATCATAGCCATCAATCACCTGGATGGAGATCGGGAAATTAGAATTATTTCTGATTTAGTCTCAGATGATGTTCAGTCTTCCGTTGCCAATGCTACGATAGAATCTCAAATCATTCCGGCTGTATTGTCAAAATATCCCAGTGTCCGATATTCTATGGAAGGACAGGTAAAAGAGTCTGCGAAAACTGCGTCTTCAGCAGGTAGAATCATGCCCTTTGCCTTTATCCTGATTATGACCATCATTATCGTAACCTTCAGATCATGGTCTCAGACGATAGCAGTAGGCTTGACATTGCCCTTTGGTTTCATCGGAGTAATAGTGGGTCATGCAATCATGGGTAAGCCTATCAGTATGCTATCCATGATGGGAGTATTTGCACTGGTTGGAGTGATGGTAAATGATGCCCTGGTATTGGTCAATGCATTTAATCAATTAATAAAAGAAGGCAAGCCATTCAAAGAAGCCTTGCATGAAGCAGCCCTCTCACGTTTCCGACCTATTTTCCTTACCTCATTGACTACCATAGCAGGTCTTACGCCTTTGCTGTTTGAAACCAGTTTCCAGGCACAGTTCCTGATTCCGGTTGCGATTTCTATCGCATTTGGCTTAGCAGTAGCCACTTTCATTATCCTGGTTACCCTTCCGGTTATCATGGTGATGTTTAATCAATACAAAAGCTTTGTCATCTGGCTATGGAAAGGAGAATGGTGGGACCCAACCGTCATCGAACCAGCATATGAAGGGCGTAAGAACCAATTTGGACTTTGGCTCTCAACTTCTTTAGCCTTTGTGTCTTTATTATTCCTCTTGTCAAAAATACCGGCATTGTTTAGCTAGAAAATCAGACCAATGAAAAAAATATTCATATACATACTGGGAATCTTTGTAGCTGGTATTCAGCTACAAGCCCAGGATACCTTAAACCTGGATGAAGCCATTCAGATTGCTTTGGAAAATAATTACGGCATCCTGATCGCCAAGAATGATGCTCAGGTAAGCAAGAACAATGCTCACCAGGGTGCAGCAGGTCTCTTGCCTGTAATCAGCCTGAGTGGAAGTGGAACCTATCAGAATAGTGCCACAAAACTTGAATTTGCCAGTCCTGAGATTCCGAATATTGATGCAAGTGGAGCTCAAAGCACCACATATCAAGCCGGGATAAATGCGAATTACACCCTTTATAGCGGAGGACGTAATAAGAATAATTTTCAGGTTCTGAAAACCAGTGCTTTGCTAAGCGAAACCCAAAGTAAAGCGACCATAGAAGCTACGATTACCCAGGTAGCCAATGCATATTATACCATCGCTCGTTTGGCCTTGAGCTATAAGACGCTGCAGGAGAACCTCGATATTTCTCAGAAACGCTTGAGTCGTGCCCAAAATCAGCAGGAATTTGGGAGTGCAAATAAGCTGATTGTGCTGAATGCTGAGGTAGATATCAATACCGATAGCACCAATCTTCTCAGCAGTTTTTACAATTTAGAGAATGCAAAAAGGAGTTTCAATCGTCTAATTGGCAGACCTATAGATACTCCATTTAGCCTGGACATCTTTTTGGGATTTGAAGAAATGATTTCTCTGGAAGCTTTGATGGATAATGCATTGGCGAATAATGTTCAAATGAGGCTAGCCGAATACAATCAGCAGATTTCAGAGTTAAACCTGAATATTGCGAAAGGAGCTTATAAGCCAAGTCTATCTTTGAATGCAGGCTATAATTACTCCTTGACGGAAAATGATGCAAGCTTTATCATTAGCCAAAGAGCCCTCGGTTTAACAGCCGGAGCCAGTCTGAATTTTGATATTTTTGCGGGTAATACGAGAAAAGTTAATGAGCAAAACGCCAAGATCAATCTTGAAAATAGTCGCTATCAAATGGAGGATACACGGCTAAATCTGGAGCGGGATCTCAGCAATGCCTTCTATACCTACCAAAACAACCTCAGTCAATTAAGATTGGAAGAGAAAAGTCTGAATGCTGCAGAAGAGAATTTCCGCAGAACAGAAGAAGCTCTAAAACTCGGGCAATCCAATTCGCTCCAGTTTAGAGAAGCCCAATTGAATCTTCAGAGAGCTAAAGATCGATTGGATGATTTAAAATATACTGCGAAGCTTAGCGAAATTGAAGTCCTCAGATTGAGTGGCAAATTGGTCGACTAAGACTCGCATACTTCTAAAAAAGCGGAGCCTCTGGTTCCGCTTTTTTTATGACTCATAATTAAAGAAAACACTCACAAGCATGGCAATGCCAATCAAGAGGAATACCAGGCTGATCCCTTGCTCCATTTTTTGTTGATTGAATTTCCCCTGCAAGGCCGGTCCTATTTGTCCTCCTATGATAACTCCGGGCACAGTATATACTACTAAATGCCAGGGTACAGAGAGCATGCCACCCTCATTGACCATCAATAAAACATGGGCGATTGCAGCGCTCATAACCGTACAAATTACAATCAAAACTGAGGTAGCTGCTGCTACTTGAAAAGGGATATTGCCCCTTTTCAATAATTGGGGCATCACCATTTCACCTATCCCCACAGAAACCAAACCTGTGAGGAAAGCGCCCATGGATGTCATGCCTGCATGAGCCATATAAAAGGGATAGGAATAAGTATTTCCCGCTTTATCTGTTAAGCTTCTTCCCTTTTCTTTACTCACCTTCTTTTCTGACTTCATCCACTTTTCTTCAAACAAAATAAATGCTGATATCATCAACATCAGCAAGCCATAAAATAGAATTACCATTTCGCCCGAAAAAAGCCTGACTGCAAATACTCCCAGAAGCGCAAAAGGGAGTGCCAGTCTGAGAAAAGAGATACTAAGAGAATAATCAATTAAGCCTTTGCGATAGTAGCCCACAAAACCCGATGCAAAACCAAAGGAGGTCGTAAGTAAGGCTGCTGTAATAGCTGTCAGAGGATCTTCCAGTAAATACTCATCTCCCAAAAGCGGAAAAAGCAACAAAAAAACCGGCGTAAAAATCGCAGCTCCCCCAATACCACACAGCATGGCTATACATGCTATCAGGATTGCTATGGGAAACATAAACCAATAAAGGCTAAAATCCATCAAAGAAAATTCTCTATTTTGATGCAGTTTAGGTCTGCATCATTCGCGAAAAGGCCAAGAAGACGACAATTTCAATAATTTTTATGAAAGCTATACGGCTAGACAAACCCTTCGACTTCCATTTGATAGAAACAGCAGAACCTAAAGGCCCGATGCCAGATGAGATCATTGCCAAAGTTCATCGAATTGGAATCTGTGGAACAGATTTGCATGCATTTACCGGAAATCAACCTTTCTTTTCCTATCCGAGAATATTGGGTCATGAATTGGGAGTGGAGATTTTGGAAAAGGGTAGCGAAGTAAATCATCTGCAAATTGGAGATAAATGCACGCTCGAACCTTATCGAAATTTGACAAATGATCAGGCAGTTCGAAATGGAAAGCCCAATTGTGGAGAGCAGATTCGAGTATTTGGAGTGCATGAAGACGGAGGCATGCAGGAATACATCAAGTACAAAGCCAGTAATTTGCATCCTTCCCCCCTACTCGACTATGATCAATTAGCTCTGGTAGAACCTCTAGGAATAGGATTTCACGCTGTAAACAGAGCACAATTGCATGCAGATGATTTGGTGCTTGTTATAGGAGCCGGTCCCATTGGATTAGGGACTATGGAAGCGGTAAAACTGAAGGGCTGCAAATTTATCGCTATGGATATAAATCATGAGCGCCTGGAAGTATGTCAAAAACATTTGTCTCCTACGGCCTGTGTTCTTGCCAATCAGGATCAAACAGAAGAAGCAATCAGAGAAGCTTTTGAGGGAGATCTCCCAACAGTCATTTTTGATGCGACGGGAAATAAGTCATCTATGGAAAACTCCCTGAAATATGCAGCCCATGGAGGGAAGATCGTTTTCATTGGTTTGTTTCAAGGAGAATTCAGTTTTCATGATCCCTATTTCCATAAAAAAGAATTGAGCTTGCTCGCCAGCCGGAATGCTTTGGCCAGCGATTTCAAGGAAATAATTCAGCATATGGAATCCGGCAAACTGGATGTGTCTTATTGGATCAGCCAAGTCGTTGATTTTGAACAAATGCCCCAACTTTTTCCTCAATGGACCCAATCCCCAAAGGGAATCATCAAAAGTGTACTAAAATTTTCATAAGGGAAGCAGAGCAAGACTTCATATATTTCTTCCAAAATGTAAGCTTCATTACAATTTTATTATTTTTAGGCTAGAATTTTTGCAATTCAATTAATGCATTACAATCTTCTTGTTCTATGCTACCTAAGAATATTTTGCTCCTCAATGTCCAGGATGTAGGACTTTGGGAGTTGTTTACCGGGCCCTGGCACTGGGCTTTCTCTGGATTTATGATTACCCTGGTCCTTTTCCTCCTTGTCTGGATGGGTAAAAGT includes:
- a CDS encoding TolC family protein, which produces MKKIFIYILGIFVAGIQLQAQDTLNLDEAIQIALENNYGILIAKNDAQVSKNNAHQGAAGLLPVISLSGSGTYQNSATKLEFASPEIPNIDASGAQSTTYQAGINANYTLYSGGRNKNNFQVLKTSALLSETQSKATIEATITQVANAYYTIARLALSYKTLQENLDISQKRLSRAQNQQEFGSANKLIVLNAEVDINTDSTNLLSSFYNLENAKRSFNRLIGRPIDTPFSLDIFLGFEEMISLEALMDNALANNVQMRLAEYNQQISELNLNIAKGAYKPSLSLNAGYNYSLTENDASFIISQRALGLTAGASLNFDIFAGNTRKVNEQNAKINLENSRYQMEDTRLNLERDLSNAFYTYQNNLSQLRLEEKSLNAAEENFRRTEEALKLGQSNSLQFREAQLNLQRAKDRLDDLKYTAKLSEIEVLRLSGKLVD
- a CDS encoding zinc-binding alcohol dehydrogenase family protein, producing MKAIRLDKPFDFHLIETAEPKGPMPDEIIAKVHRIGICGTDLHAFTGNQPFFSYPRILGHELGVEILEKGSEVNHLQIGDKCTLEPYRNLTNDQAVRNGKPNCGEQIRVFGVHEDGGMQEYIKYKASNLHPSPLLDYDQLALVEPLGIGFHAVNRAQLHADDLVLVIGAGPIGLGTMEAVKLKGCKFIAMDINHERLEVCQKHLSPTACVLANQDQTEEAIREAFEGDLPTVIFDATGNKSSMENSLKYAAHGGKIVFIGLFQGEFSFHDPYFHKKELSLLASRNALASDFKEIIQHMESGKLDVSYWISQVVDFEQMPQLFPQWTQSPKGIIKSVLKFS
- a CDS encoding sulfite exporter TauE/SafE family protein translates to MDFSLYWFMFPIAILIACIAMLCGIGGAAIFTPVFLLLFPLLGDEYLLEDPLTAITAALLTTSFGFASGFVGYYRKGLIDYSLSISFLRLALPFALLGVFAVRLFSGEMVILFYGLLMLMISAFILFEEKWMKSEKKVSKEKGRSLTDKAGNTYSYPFYMAHAGMTSMGAFLTGLVSVGIGEMVMPQLLKRGNIPFQVAAATSVLIVICTVMSAAIAHVLLMVNEGGMLSVPWHLVVYTVPGVIIGGQIGPALQGKFNQQKMEQGISLVFLLIGIAMLVSVFFNYES